The sequence below is a genomic window from Thermoflavifilum sp..
AGAATAAGATTTCTGATCTGGCATGCGAATCAAACGTTTTATTTCATATTTCATCTCATGAAACACGATGTAGTTCTCTTATAGCTGATATCCGGAAATTTGCTGGACTTAACCTTCTGAAAGTATCGAAATCATCGCATATTTCCGGAGCAAGTCCATAAACCGAGCATACGATTTTCTGATCTGCAGCTATTTTTATTGCTTGTTCCAAGAGAAAATTCTCTTTACATTTGAATATTAGATTTTCATCTCGTTAAACTTTATCCACTATGAAATGGCATATTTTTTTATGTGCATCCGTTATGGGCAGCATTTGCCTTATGGATGCAGCGATTGCTCAGGAACAGCATTTCCTCACATCTCCACCGCCGGAAAACAAGCATATGAAGCCTGAAGAAACAGAATATTATTCGCCCGTACCTCCTGTGGTTACGCCTGGAAACGCATGCGGAGAGGCACCTTCTGATGCTATTATGCTTTTTGATGGAAAGGATTTGCATAACTGGGTAAGTGCCAATGACACAACAAAGCCTGCAGCATGGACGGTTCATGATGGCGTGATGACGGTGAAGCCCGGTACGGGTAATATCCAGACCCGCCAGCGATTCATGGATTATCAATTGCATCTGGAATGGCGTGAACCCGTGGAATCTGCTGATCATGTAGGTCAGGATCGAGGCAATAGCGGTTTGTTTCTGGCATCGGTGGGACCTGGAGATGACGGATATGAACTACAGATTCTTGATTCCTATCATAATAAAACCTATGTTAATGGTCAGTGTGGAAGTATTTACAAACAATATCCTCCACTGGTAAATGCCTGTCGGCCTCCCGGTGAATGGCAAAGCTACGATGTAATCTGGATCGCTCCCCGATTCAATCCCGATGGCAGCCTGAAAAGCCCTGCACGTGTTACTGCTTTTCAAAATGGAGTTCTTATTCAAAATGATGTCGTCTTAAAAGGTAGAACCCTTTATATCGGTCATCCATATTATTCGCCGCACGGCCCATCACCCATCAAATTGCAGGATCATCATCATCTGGTGAGCTTCCGCAATATATGGGTCAGACCTCTGCATCTTGCGGAATGATTTTTTTAATATCCTGTTTATGAGCCATATCAGGTGATATGGCTCTTTTTTTTGCATCACTTATATCTATAGCCTGTTTGGTAAATGCCCCACTGTTAGATTTTTTAGAAAACACATTTTCATTTTGTACATTTCGTTTTAAAAATCATGAAGATGTACAAAGGCATTTGTATATGGATAGCGTGTGTGACGGGCAGGGTGTTATGTGCACAGCAACTATCGTTCGGCCAGAATGCTGTAAACGATAATGGATTTGAAGTAATCCGCTATAATCAACTGGGATATGCTACGTATGGTCCTAAGATAGCCGTCTGGGCTTCACAAAAGCATCGGGTTCCAGATTCTTTTTTTCTGTGCAGGGCCGATGATGGGCAATGCGTGTGGAGCGGAAAATGCAGTCATGATTTTGGGGGATATGGTCCTTTTCAGCATACAGCTCGACTTGATTTTACCGTTTATGGTGTACCCGGAAAGTATGTGTTGAAAGCCGGAAATGCGATTAGCCAGGCGTTTTTCATTCGCGATGATCCGTATCACGGATTGGCCGATTTTTGTTTGCAATATCTACGGGCGCAACAATGCGGATTTAACCCTGTTTTACGTGATTCCTGTCATACCCACGATGGATATACCCTCTATGGTCCGATGCCCGACAGCACCCATATGGATGTGGTGGGTGGATGGCACGATGCGAGTGACTATCTACGCTATGTAACCACTTCTGCAACGACAACTTATTATCTGCTGGCCGCCTATCGTGATTTTCCGGAAGTGTTTACCGATAACTGCCAGGATAATGGACTTCCGGGCAAAAACGGCATTGCAGATGTCCTGGATGAAGCGCGATGGGGATTGAACTGGTTGTTGAAAATGCATCCGCGGCCGGATTGGATGTTCAATCAGGTGGCCGACGATCGCGATCATCAAGGATTTCGCCTGCCCGATCGCGATTCGGCGGATTATGGTCGAGGGCTGGAACGGCCCGTATATTTCTGTAACGGATTACCGCAGGGCACCACACGCTATCAGAACCATACCACCGGCGTGGCTTCCACAGCCGGTAAGATGGCCGCCTGCTTTGCCTTAGGGGCTATGTTGTGGAAAGATAAAGACAGCGCTTTCGCCTCTCGTCTGCGCCAGAAAGCCTTTTCGGCATATCGTTTCGGACAGGAAAAACCAGGCTATTGCCAGACCGCACCTCATCTGGCACCATATTACTATGCCGAGCAGGACTGGCAGGATGATATGGAGCTCGCCGCGGCGCTGCTGTGGCAGATGAGCGGACAACCCGAATTTCTCAGGGCGGCATGGCATGATGCCGATGCCGATCCGCTGAAACCCTGGATGGGAGCCGATACGGCCCTGCATTATCAATGGTATCCGTTTTTTAATGCCGGTCATGCCGAGTTGATCGCACATATTCGAAAAGCAAGCGAGCGAAGAAAAGGGCTCGCCTATTACCGCAAAGGCATCGAGGCCGTCTGGCAAAAAGCCAGGCGGAATGCATTCTATCGAGGTATTCCCTTTATCTGGTGTTCCAATAATTTAACGGCCGCCTTTGCCATGCAATGCTGGCTCTATCGTCATCTTTCCGGCGATACCACTTATCGTGCGCTGGAGCAGGCCTGTGTGGACTGGCTGTTAGGATGTAATCCCTGGGGAACTTCATTCATCATAGGATTTCCGGAAAATGGCATTGCTCCACACGATCCGCATTCCGCTTTTTCACATCTGGCACATATACCCATAAAAGGTGGACTGGTCGATGGGCCGGTGTATGGAAGCATTTTTCACAGCTTGATCGGCATTCATCTTTCTCGACCCGACGACTTCGCACCGTTTCAATCGGATCTGGCTGTTTATCATGACGACTGGGCCGATTATTCTACCAATGAGCCCACCCTCGACGGCACAGCCACGGCATTGTATTTCTTTGCCGCACTGGAAGCGGAAGATGAAAAATATTAAAATGAATTTAGAAAATGGAGATTTCGGTTCATCCCTGTGATTCAGATGATGTGAAACAACTCTTAAAAGAATTTGGCCGTTTACTTGTTTTACTAAATCAAGCAAAGGATCAAAAACTCATTACTATAACTTTAAAACACATACAGTTTATAACCCCCTTTTTGGCATTGTTTCTTTCTGCTTCTATAAATATGATAAAGAATGCCGGGTGTGAAGTACACTTAGAAAAGCCGCATAATCCAGATCTAATCAGTTACCTGGATACAATTTATTTCGAAACAGGAGTTAGTTTCCAAACAAAAGAGGAGTGTGTGTCATTTCTGGGCTCCCACTCGGCAAAATCATTTCTTCCTATTTTACATTTTTCTGCTTCAGAAGATTCTTTACAAACAGAAATCAGAGATAGTATGATTTCTGCCTCAATCAATTTACTACAGTCGAAATTAAATCTAAATACTCAGCAAATCAATCTTTATAGATATTTAATCCAAGAAATGGTGGATAATATTTTACAGCATGCTTGCGTGGATAACGGATGGCTCTTCGCTCAGTATTATCCGAAAAAGCAGTATCTGGATCTATGTATTCTGGATACCGGTATCACCATTCTAGGCTCATTTCAGAAGCATGGTTTTACTCATATAGGTAATCATCTTGATGCCATACAAAGCGCTGTAGAGGGAACTTCCACCAAACCTGATATTGGAAGAGGATATGGACTGTCCAGTTCACTTAAAGCGATGTTAGAAGCAAAAAGTGATTTCATACTGGTTTCTGGAGATGGCTTGCTGCATAACCAAACCTTATATAAACTTCCTTCCAGCTGGCAGGGAACAATTGTATTCTTTAGAATTCCCCTATCTATCAACTTTAGTGTTTACGAATTATTTTCTTGATTTTTAATTTTTTTTAACTAAAATTTGTATAAATTACTTCTATCCGCATTAAAATACTACGCGATGAAAACGGTTATATCACTAAAAAAATATTTTCCAGAGGAGTTTCTTTACAAGGATATAGGCACCAGGGCTATGGTTATGCATATTTTGAATTCCCATTTAAGTGCTATGACAGAAAAACCTGATGAAGTGGATGTTGATTTTGAAGGTATTAATTTTATCTCACACTCTGCCGCTCATGAATTTGTTAAGCAAAAACAACAACTGGCAGATGAAGGGATTTCTTTGTCTTTTGTGCACATGAATCAAGAAGTTTCTTTTATGATTGATTTAATCAATCGAAAAGACCTGAAAAAGCCCTTGATACACATACATAGAGCTGCTTCATCTGAGTCCTTAGAATAAAGATAGCTTTTATCGCACATGTTCTTAATCCTTTTCATTTTATAGCTATGAAAATAGTTAAGTACCTTTTTATTGCCATTGGCATATTACTCCTCATCCTGCTTGCCGCACCATTTGTGTTGAAAAAGCCCATTGTACGAGCATTACAGCAGCAAATGAATCGTCAGTTAAATGCAACTATTCATTTTGATCCAGATATCGGCCTGAATTTTTTCCGTCATTTCCCGAATGCCGATTTGCGTATCGATAGCTTAACCATCATCAATCATACACCTTTTGAAGGGGATACGTTGTTGTATATCGACCATTTGCATGTGGTGGTTGATCTTTCTTCTCTTTGGAAAGGAAATACCTATCAGATTCGCATGGTGGAACTCGATCGCCCTTATATTCAATTGCTGGTGAATGAGCAGGGGAAGGCCAACTGGGATATTACCCAGCCCTCATCTTCAACCGAAAAGTCGACCAGCACTTCTTCATTCCGGGCGGCTTTGCAACGCTATGTCGTGCAGAATGGGCAGGTGGTATATGCCGATACTTCGCTTCGATTTTTCCTGCGTTTAAATGGACTGAATCATACCGGCAACGGTGATTTTACAAAAGAGGTGTTTAACCTGCAAACCCATTCCGATATCCAGTCGCTTTACCTGGCGTATGCGGGTATTCCTTATCTAAACCACGTACATACCCGGGTGGATGTAAACCTGCAGGTGGATGTGCCGCATCAACGGTATAGTTTTGAAAAAGGTACAGCCTATCTCAATGGATTGACGCTGCTGAGCGATGGCTTTGTAGCCCTGCCCGATACGCAGAACGTGGAGATGGATATCCGTTTTCATACGCAGCAATCCGATTTTAAGCACCTGCTTTCCTTAATTCCCGCGATTTATCAAAAAAATTTCGAACAACTCAAAGCCTCCGGAACGGCCAGCATAGAAGGTCGTATCCAGGGAGTGTATAACTATCAACGCATACCCGCCTTTTACCTGCAATTACTGGTGCAAAACGGTATGTTTCAATATCCTTCTCTACCCGATGCACTCCGACAGGTGAACATGCTTGTGGAGGTTCAAAATAAAGATGGCATACTGGATCACACCACAATCAATCTTCAACGATTACATCTGGAAATGAATCAACAACCCCTGGATGCACATCTGCTCATTACGAATCCCCAGACCAGCATGTTCATTGACGGGGCGTTGCACGGGAAACTTGATCTATCGAATATTTCGAAAATTTATCCACTCGATAAGCAAACCCGGTTGAAAGGCTTGCTGGATGCGGATGTTCAATTGAAAGGATCACTGACTTCCCTTCAACATAAACAGTATGATCAATTTCAGGCAAAAGGATATGTGCTGCTCAACAATATCAATTATCAGTCTGCTGCATTTCCACATGGACTTTCCATTCCGATAGCTAAACTTCTATTTTCTCCTGCACAGGTGACGCTATCGCAATTGCAGGCACAGATCGGAAGAACAGATATTCAAGCCAAAGGCACATTAAATCAGTTTTATGCTTACTTATTTGGCAAAGGTCCATTACAGGGTAATCTGAATCTGCGGTCCCGACTCATCGACTTGAATGAATTCATGTCAACATCACCTGAACAACGTCCAGATACCACATCGGCTGTAAAGGCCATTGTAATCCCCCGTAATGTGAATTTTACCTTAACGGCAGATATCGGTCGTTTTATTTATAGTAATTATGATGTAAAACAAATTCAGGGAAAACTGAGCATAGCGAATGGTACACTGCAATTGCAGCAGATTCAATCGCATATGCTGGGCGGCGATGTTATCCTTTCCGGGATGTATAATACCCAGGATCCTGAACGACCCGAAACGCATGTGGAACTCTCCGCAAAAGATCTGCTGATTCCGCAAGTATTGCAAACCGTAACGATAGCACAATCATTCTTGCCCTTACAACAATTAATCCAGGGAAAATTTTCTGGAAACCTATCGCTCAGCACTTTTCTTTCGGATAAATGGATGCCTATTTTATCAACAGTCAATAGTACCGGTATGCTACAGGCCGATAATTTAAATCTGTTAGAATTTATACCCTTGCAAAAGCTGGCAACAGCAACCGGCCTGGATCTACTTACAAAAACTCAATGGCCTTCTGTTCATTTTGGTTTTCATATTGATAGCGGTTATCTGTTCGTCCATCCGTTTCAATTGGTTACTGATAGCGTACAAATGACGATTGCCGGGAAGAATGGATTAAACAAACAAATCGATTATACGATACAAATGATAATTCCTGGATCAAAATTAGGAAAGGCCAATACGGCTTTGCATCAGCTTATTGACAGGGCTAATGCTGTTGCGGGTGTGCAACTGCAGTCCGGTGATAAAATTCATCTTAACGTACATCTTACCGGCACCTTATTTCAACCCCAGCTGACACTGGATCTGGCGCCCGTAACCTCCAGTGTTCAACAAGCCATTACCACAGCGGCACAGAAAAAATTTCAGGAAGAAAAACAAAAACTCATGCAACATTTGATTCCGTCCGATAGTCAGCATGTAATTCCACATGGAGGAGCTGCTTCAGATACGGTTTCCGTGAAACATGAAATTCAACAAACCATTCAGCAAACGATTCAGAAACGTTTGAATCAATTCTTAAAAAAGAAGAAGGATACGACAGGCGGGTAAATGAGCATAGACTTGCATCTTAGCTGAGATCGAGGTCCCGAGCGGATTCGAACCGCTGTATAAGGTTTTGCAGACCTCTGCCTAACCCCTCGGCCACGGGACCTTTTCGGCTGCAAACATACCGAAAAATCTATTTTCTCAACATTAATGCGGCAATTTATCTTTCCATCGGGCATATACCCGGGTGCCGAAGATAGCGCTCAACAGCGTGAGGATGACAACGGTAAATCCTGTGCCAATCTGGGCATATAATGGACCCGGGCAGGCTCCCGTAAGCGCCCATCCCAACCCGAAAATCAATCCGCCTATGATATAACCTTTGTGAAAACGTTTTTTAGGAATCTCGATGGGTTCACCGTTTAAGGCCTTGATCCGCAGCTTTCGAATCAGCCAGATGCCCAGCGCACCGGTGGGAATGGCCGTCATGAAAATACCGTACATGTGAAATCCCTGAAAGTAAAACATTTCCGTGATGCGATACCAGGAGATAGCTTCACCTTTGGTCAGTACCCAGCCAAAATAGATACCCGGAAATACAAACACCCAGTCGGGAATAGCTCGCCTGGTACTTTTTATTTTTATTTCCTGTTGCGGGGTGGGTGGTGTATGGGTAAGTGTTTCTTCCGTCATGGCATGAAAAATTTTACTTGAATAATAGCGGTAAAATCCAGTGGGCACTGATGATGCCACCAAGGAAAAACGATGCTGTAGCCACCAATGAGGGCCATTGCAAACTGGAAAGCCCGAAAATACCGTGTCCGGATGTACAACCACCCGCATACCGGGTGCCGAAGCCTACCAGAAATCCACCTACTACAGTCAGCATCAACCCCTGCCAGCTCAACAGCTGATGCCAGTTGAACCACTGCTCCGGCAAAAGTCCGGCTCCCTCTTGAATATGCCATTGTTGCAACATGGCCTGCGTATGTTGCGAAACCGCCACCGGATGTGGATTAGCAAATACATATCCCGCCAGAAAGCCCCCGATGAGTATGCCCAGGACGAAATACAGATTCCAGCGTTGTTGTTTCCAGTTATATTGCAAAAATGGAATCTTGCCGGGTATGCAAGCCGCACAAATATGGCGCAGAGACGATGAAATACCAAGCCGTTTATTGCCCATGACCAGCAAGAGGGGCACGCTCAAGCCGATGAGTGGACCGGCCACATACCAGGGCCAGGGTTGTTGCAGCCAGTGTATCATAGTCAATCGAGTTTATGTGCAAAAATACTCTATCTTTTCGGTGGAAATAATCTATTTTTTCGATTTTCGGCTTGTTGTGATTTTTAACAGCCGGATGACGAACTATCGTGGGCAAGAAAACGTAAGTTGAATAGAATTTTTACGCTGCGAGATGAAAAAGCTTTTTGTATTCGATCAATGGCTGCGGGCCGTATGTTTTTGTTTATATACGCTTACTTCGTGCGGGCAGCATCTTGCATCGCAACAATACCTAAACCATGAAACCATGACAGCGCAGACAAAGAAACCATTAGACACGGCCACCTTTGCAGAAGGCTGCTTCTGGTGTACGGAAGCCTTTTTTCAGCAGTTAGATGGAGTGGTGGAGGTGATTCCCGGCTACACGGGTGGTCATGTACCCAATCCCACTTACGAAATGGTATGCAGCGACACCACCGGTCATGCCGAAGCCTGCAACATCATTTACGATCCGGAAAAAATCAGTTACGAGGAATTGCTGAAAGCTTTCTGGTATAGCCATGACCCTACGCAGCTCAACCGTCAGGGAAACGATGTGGGTTCACAATACCGGTCGGCCATTTTTTACCACAACGACTATCAGCGCAGGCTGGCTGAAACCTACAAAAAACGGCTCGACGCTTCGGGGGCATGGGATAAACCGATTGTCACCACCATCGAACCTTATACCGTATTTTATCCGGCGGAAGATTATCATCGCGATTATTACAATCGGCATCCCGATCAGCCTTATTGCCAGTTTGTGATCAGGCCGAAACTGGAGAAGTTTGAAAAGGTGTTTAAAGACAAATTGAAAAAGTCGCACTGAATGATGCGGGAAAGGCTATTCGGGTACGGCAGCCCGGAACAGAATGGCTGCAGATTCGCCCTGGGCGGTGCATGTTACCTGCTCGCCGGCAAACAAGATGATGCTTTGCCCGGATTGGAGCAGTAAATCGTCAGAATTTCTCACAATCAGGTGTCCCTCCATCAGCAGCCAGATCTCGGCGCTCTGCGCCTGTGTGGTGAAATGATGTCCGGGGGCCAGCTCAATGCGGCTCAGCCGGAAATCGGGAGCCGGGCAGGAGTAGATGCTTT
It includes:
- a CDS encoding DUF1080 domain-containing protein, which gives rise to MKWHIFLCASVMGSICLMDAAIAQEQHFLTSPPPENKHMKPEETEYYSPVPPVVTPGNACGEAPSDAIMLFDGKDLHNWVSANDTTKPAAWTVHDGVMTVKPGTGNIQTRQRFMDYQLHLEWREPVESADHVGQDRGNSGLFLASVGPGDDGYELQILDSYHNKTYVNGQCGSIYKQYPPLVNACRPPGEWQSYDVIWIAPRFNPDGSLKSPARVTAFQNGVLIQNDVVLKGRTLYIGHPYYSPHGPSPIKLQDHHHLVSFRNIWVRPLHLAE
- a CDS encoding glycoside hydrolase family 9 protein, encoding MKMYKGICIWIACVTGRVLCAQQLSFGQNAVNDNGFEVIRYNQLGYATYGPKIAVWASQKHRVPDSFFLCRADDGQCVWSGKCSHDFGGYGPFQHTARLDFTVYGVPGKYVLKAGNAISQAFFIRDDPYHGLADFCLQYLRAQQCGFNPVLRDSCHTHDGYTLYGPMPDSTHMDVVGGWHDASDYLRYVTTSATTTYYLLAAYRDFPEVFTDNCQDNGLPGKNGIADVLDEARWGLNWLLKMHPRPDWMFNQVADDRDHQGFRLPDRDSADYGRGLERPVYFCNGLPQGTTRYQNHTTGVASTAGKMAACFALGAMLWKDKDSAFASRLRQKAFSAYRFGQEKPGYCQTAPHLAPYYYAEQDWQDDMELAAALLWQMSGQPEFLRAAWHDADADPLKPWMGADTALHYQWYPFFNAGHAELIAHIRKASERRKGLAYYRKGIEAVWQKARRNAFYRGIPFIWCSNNLTAAFAMQCWLYRHLSGDTTYRALEQACVDWLLGCNPWGTSFIIGFPENGIAPHDPHSAFSHLAHIPIKGGLVDGPVYGSIFHSLIGIHLSRPDDFAPFQSDLAVYHDDWADYSTNEPTLDGTATALYFFAALEAEDEKY
- a CDS encoding AsmA-like C-terminal region-containing protein; this translates as MKIVKYLFIAIGILLLILLAAPFVLKKPIVRALQQQMNRQLNATIHFDPDIGLNFFRHFPNADLRIDSLTIINHTPFEGDTLLYIDHLHVVVDLSSLWKGNTYQIRMVELDRPYIQLLVNEQGKANWDITQPSSSTEKSTSTSSFRAALQRYVVQNGQVVYADTSLRFFLRLNGLNHTGNGDFTKEVFNLQTHSDIQSLYLAYAGIPYLNHVHTRVDVNLQVDVPHQRYSFEKGTAYLNGLTLLSDGFVALPDTQNVEMDIRFHTQQSDFKHLLSLIPAIYQKNFEQLKASGTASIEGRIQGVYNYQRIPAFYLQLLVQNGMFQYPSLPDALRQVNMLVEVQNKDGILDHTTINLQRLHLEMNQQPLDAHLLITNPQTSMFIDGALHGKLDLSNISKIYPLDKQTRLKGLLDADVQLKGSLTSLQHKQYDQFQAKGYVLLNNINYQSAAFPHGLSIPIAKLLFSPAQVTLSQLQAQIGRTDIQAKGTLNQFYAYLFGKGPLQGNLNLRSRLIDLNEFMSTSPEQRPDTTSAVKAIVIPRNVNFTLTADIGRFIYSNYDVKQIQGKLSIANGTLQLQQIQSHMLGGDVILSGMYNTQDPERPETHVELSAKDLLIPQVLQTVTIAQSFLPLQQLIQGKFSGNLSLSTFLSDKWMPILSTVNSTGMLQADNLNLLEFIPLQKLATATGLDLLTKTQWPSVHFGFHIDSGYLFVHPFQLVTDSVQMTIAGKNGLNKQIDYTIQMIIPGSKLGKANTALHQLIDRANAVAGVQLQSGDKIHLNVHLTGTLFQPQLTLDLAPVTSSVQQAITTAAQKKFQEEKQKLMQHLIPSDSQHVIPHGGAASDTVSVKHEIQQTIQQTIQKRLNQFLKKKKDTTGG
- a CDS encoding DUF6691 family protein; this encodes MTEETLTHTPPTPQQEIKIKSTRRAIPDWVFVFPGIYFGWVLTKGEAISWYRITEMFYFQGFHMYGIFMTAIPTGALGIWLIRKLRIKALNGEPIEIPKKRFHKGYIIGGLIFGLGWALTGACPGPLYAQIGTGFTVVILTLLSAIFGTRVYARWKDKLPH
- a CDS encoding YeeE/YedE thiosulfate transporter family protein; the protein is MIHWLQQPWPWYVAGPLIGLSVPLLLVMGNKRLGISSSLRHICAACIPGKIPFLQYNWKQQRWNLYFVLGILIGGFLAGYVFANPHPVAVSQHTQAMLQQWHIQEGAGLLPEQWFNWHQLLSWQGLMLTVVGGFLVGFGTRYAGGCTSGHGIFGLSSLQWPSLVATASFFLGGIISAHWILPLLFK
- the msrA gene encoding peptide-methionine (S)-S-oxide reductase MsrA, whose product is MTAQTKKPLDTATFAEGCFWCTEAFFQQLDGVVEVIPGYTGGHVPNPTYEMVCSDTTGHAEACNIIYDPEKISYEELLKAFWYSHDPTQLNRQGNDVGSQYRSAIFYHNDYQRRLAETYKKRLDASGAWDKPIVTTIEPYTVFYPAEDYHRDYYNRHPDQPYCQFVIRPKLEKFEKVFKDKLKKSH